The following is a genomic window from Paenibacillus sp. FSL R5-0766.
CCTGATATACATCCGGAAGTACGTGGAACAACGTTTCATGAAAGTAATACATCCCGTTCCGCACTTCATCAAGCACAGTCGGTTTACGGTCACGAAGCTCATCAGTCTGCCATAGTGTAATGACTTCGTTCAGCAACTTCTCCCGCAACTGTTCACGTTCACGCAACGTCAGCGTAGGATTATCAAGTGACATGACGTCTTCGGATATCCGCTTGTGGATGTCCAGAATAACCCGGCGCATGGCTTCGGTTGGGTGAGCTGTCATAACGAGTTCCAGTGACAAATCATCAAGAATCTCTTCCACCTCTGTATGAGACAGTCCACGTTCCTTAAGATCCTGTACTGCTTTCTCAATCGATCCTGGCTGCACAGCGTCCCCAGCAGAACGTTCATAATCCCGTTTACGCCGGATCCGATGGTTTTGTTCAGCAATATTAACTAATTGAAAATAAATAGCGAAAGCCCGAATAACCTGGTGACGATTGTCCGAGTCTAATTCCTGGATCATCGTTTTGAACTCTGCATAGAGTTCTGGCAGAAATTCTGCACGCAACGATTTGCTCGTTTCCCGAATCTTCTCAACGATATCTAGAAGCTCCGTGCCGCCTTGATGGACAAGAACTTCTCCGAGTATATTGCCCAGGAACCGCACGTCTCGCCGAAGCAGGTTGTTGGATTGGCTTTTGCTGGCGGTTACCATAGTTTCAGTCATGCTTATCCTCCCATCTGATCGTTCCATTCGTACACGTAAATTTGACACCTTCATAACATCATACAATAAAATGGTACGAAAATCTTTATTTTTCTACTAGAAAAAATGGGGATTATCCCCGATTTACAGCACAAAAACACGCTTTTTTATTCATTTTCTTGTTCTGCTTCAATTAATGGTCATATGCTGTCGCATGATACCTTTTTCACGTACTTTAGATAAATCAAATATCTCATACCTATGCTTAAAAATTTATAAATATACAGTTACTTTAGATATGATTCCATGGTACCTGATCGTAAGGTTATACCGCATAATTTCATTATTTGAGAACAGATGATATACAAAGAAACATGACCGGCAAAGCAAGCTTTTGTATACTTTACCACAGTGACGTAATAAATTAAAGATAAAATTATAAATTCCTTCCCACTACAAGTCTGCTTATTAGGGGAGTTTCTTATGTATGTTCCTAACCTACTGTAAACGTAGGGATATCTTAACAGACCATTTCTACATAATGTTCTTAGCTTTTTGGGCAGATTAATCTATAGCTCTTACTAAAAAGGAGGAATCCAAATGATGAAGAAAGGTACAACAATTATTGCTTCCGTGCTTCTGGTGGCCGCGATGGCTGGCCCTGCTGCTGCTGATGGTCAAATGTCCAAAGGAATGGATACAACCGGCTCACGTGTCCGGTCTTATCAGGACACCAACTACATGGACCGCACAAACACTAATTCCAACATGAATATGAACATGGATGGAAACTACCGCAACAATGGTGACTATCGTACCAACAATGTTCGGGCAAATGCTACAACAACCGACCGTGACAACGGCATGGATTGGGGCTGGCTTGGTTTGCTGGGACTGCTTGGATTAGCTGGCATGCGTAAAAGAGTGACGGACCACAACGAACGTTAAATTGTGCGCTCTTCACTATACAATAGCTGCTACGTCTTAGAGGCAGCTCACCCATAGAGATAAACAGAAGAGCCAAGACCTCCCTAATTGGATAGTAAAGGGGTCTTGGCTCTTTTTTAAATAAACCTGTATTGTACTTTACATAAAATATTATATAAATAACTGCTAATTCTTACGTTAATAAAAGTAAAAAGCCTCTGCATCTGCAAAGGCTTTTCGTTATATCCTGTAAGCGGGTGATGGGAATCGAACCCACGCTATTAGCTTGGAAGGCTAAAGTTCTACCATTGAACTACACCCGCATAAACAAAAATCGGGATGACACGATTTGAACATGCGACCCCCTGGTCCCAAACCAGGTGCTCTACCAAGCTGAGCTACATCCCGATACTAAAAAAATAATGGCGCGCCCTGAGAGATTCGAACTCCCGGCCTTTTGATTCGTAGTCAAACGCTCTATCCAGCTGAGCTAAGGGCGCAAAATATTGGAGCGGAAGACGGGAATCGAACCCGCGACCCTCGCCTTGGCAAGGCGATGCTCTACCGCTGAGCCACTTCCGCAAATAAAGGATGCGCGTGGAGGGACTTGAACCCCCACGTCAAAGACGCTAGATCCTAAGTCTAGTGCGTCTGCCAATTCCGCCACACGCGCATATGATGGTGAGTCATGAAGGGCTCGAACCTTCGACACCCTGATTAAAAGTCAGGTGCTCTACCAACTGAGCTAATGACTCATACTAAAATGGCTGGGGATATAGGATTTGAACCTATGCATGACGGAGTCAAAGTCCGTTGCCTTACCGCTTGGCTAATCCCCAATAAAAATATGGTGGAGGCTGAGGGGATCGAACCCCCGACCCTCTGCTTGTAAGGCAGATGCTCTCCCAGCTGAGCTAAGCCTCCAACTATATGACCCGTAGGGGATTCGAACCCCTGTTACCTCCGTGAAAGGGAGGTGTCTTAACCCCTTGACCAACGGGCCCCATTTCCAAAGCTCTCAACCGGGATCGAACCGGTGACCTCATCCTTACCATGGATGCACTCTACCTACTGAGCTATGAGAGCAAATGGCTCCCCGAACAGGGCTCGAACCTGTGACAACTCGATTAACAGTCGAGTGCTCTACCAACTGAGCTATCAGGGAATATATGCATTTGCAGTGCAAATGCAATTCATCGTACAACATCAACATGCAGAGCCTGTTTTCTATGTATGATGAAAGAGTTCGCTTGGCGGCGTCCTACTCTCCCAGGACCCTGCGGTCCAAGTACCATCGGCGCTAGAGGGCTTAACGGTCGTGTTCGGGATGGGTACGTGTGGAACCCCTCCGCCATCGCCACCAAACGCGTAGCTTACATTTCAGAGTTGTTGTTCTCTGAAAACTAGATTCGAAACAAAACATGCGAATTATCACTTGCTATTGGATAAGCCCTCGACCGATTAGTACTGGTCAGCTCCATGCATTGCTGCACTTCCACCCCCAGCCTATCTACCTCGTCGTCTTCAAGGGGTCTTACATACTGGGAAATCTCATCTTGAGGGGGGCTTCACGCTTAGATGCTTTCAGCGTTTATCCCGTCCGTACATAGCTACCCAGCGGTGCTCCTGGCGGAACAACTGGTACACCAGCGGTACGTCCATCCCGGTCCTCTCGTACTAAGGACAGCTCCTCTCAAATTTCCTACGCCCACGACAGATAGGGACCGAACTGTCTCACGACGTTCTGAACCCAGCTCGCGTACCGCTTTAATGGGCGAACAGCCCAACCCTTGGGACCTACTTCAGCCCCAGGATGCGATGAGCCGACATCGAGGTGCCAAACCTCCCCGTCGATGTGGACTCTTGGGGGAGATAAGCCTGTTATCCCCAGGGTAGCTTTTATCCGTTGAGCGATGGCCCTTCCATGCGGTACCACCGGATCACTAAGCCCGACTTTCGTCCCTGCTCGACTTGTAGGTCTCGCAGTCAAGCTCCCTTATGCCTTTGCACTCTTCGAATGATTTCCAACCATTCTGAGGGAACCTTTGGGCGCCTCCGTTACTCTTTAGGAGGCGACCGCCCCAGTCAAACTGCCCACCTGACACTGTCCCCGCACCGGATTACGGTACCAGGTTAGAACCTAGATACGATCAGGGTGGTATCCCAACGTTGCCTCCATGCAAGCTGGCGCTCACACTTCAAAGGCTCCCACCTATCCTGTACAGATCGTACCCAAATTCAATATCAAGCTGCAGTAAAGCTCCATGGGGTCTTTCCGTCTTGTCGCGGGTAACCTGCATCTTCACAGGTATTAAAATTTCACCGGATCTCTCGTTGAGACAGCGCCCAAGTCGTTACGCCATTCGTGCGGGTCAGAATTTACCTGACAAGGAATTTCGCTACCTTAGGACCGTTATAGTTACGGCCGCCGTTTACTGGGGCTTCGGTTCACAGCTTCGGGATGACTCCCTAACCACTCCCCTTAACCTTCCAGCACCGGGCAGGCGTCAGCCCGTATACTTCGCCTTACGGCTTCGCACAGACCTGTGTTTTTGCTAAACAGTCGCTTGGGCCTTTTCACTGCGGCCCCCTCGTGCTATTCACACTACCGGGGCACCCCTTCTCCCGAAGTTACGGGGTCATTTTGCCGAGTTCCTTAACGAGAGTTCTTCCGCGCGCCTTAGAATACTCTTCTCGCCTACCTGTGTCGGTTTGCGGTACGGGCACCATCACCTGGCTAGAGGCTTTTCTTGGCAGTGTGAGATCATGACCTTCGCTACTATAATTTTCGCTCCCCATCACAGCTCAGCCTTACAATGTGCGGATTTGCCTACACATCAGCCTTACTGCTTAGACGGACATCCATCAGTCCGCGTCACTACCCTACTGCGTCCCCCCATTGCTCATAACGGCTTACGGTGGTACAGGAATTTCGACCTGTTGTCCTTCGACTACGCCTTTCGGCCTCGCCTTAGGTCCCGACTTACCCTGAGCGGACGAGCCTTCCTCAGGAACCCTTAGGCTTTCGGCGGATCAGATTCTCACTGATCTTTTCGTTACTCATACCGGCATTCTCACTTGTATAATGTCCAGCGCTCCTTACGGTACACCTTCAACCCTTATACAACGCTCCCCTACCCCTGGATCGACTTCACTCCAGCTTCGAAGTCCTGTGTTTATCCCCTGGGAAGCATTTGGTCATCCAAGATAGAATCTCTTGTCAGACAAAAATGTCCTTGTGGTAAACACCGCCTCAAAGAAGCAGTGAAGTCGATCCAAGCCATAGCTTCGGTGGTGTGTTTAGCCCCGTTACATTTTCGGCGCAGAGTCACTCGACCAGTGAGCTATTACGCACTCTTTCAATGGTGGCTGCTTCTAAGCCAACATCCTGGTTGTCTGTGCAACTCCACATCCTTTCCCACTTAACACACACTTGGGGACCTTAGCTGATGGTCTGGGCTGTTTCCCTTTTGACAATGGATCTTAGCACTCACTGTCTGACTCCCGGAAGTAAGTCTATGGCATTCGGAGTTTGACTGAGCTTGGTAACCCTTGCGGGCCCCGCACCCAATCAGTGCTCTACCTCCACGACTCTGTTTTCCGAGGCTAGCCCTAAAGCTATTTCGGGGAGAACCAGCTATCTCCGAGTTCGATTGGAATTTCTCCGCTACCCCCACCTCATCCCCGCATTTTTCAACATGCGTGGGTTCGGGCCTCCAGTGCGTGTTACCGCACCTTCACCCTGGACAGGGGTAGATCACCCGGTTTCGGGTCTACGTCCACGTACTATGTCGCCCTATTCAGACTCGCTTTCGCTGCGGCTCCGGCTCTTCACCTTAACCTTGCACGGGAACGTAACTCGCCGGTTCATTCTACAAAAGGCACGCCATCACCCCTAAAACGGGCTCTGACTTTTTGTAAGCACACGGTTTCAGGTTCTATTTCACTCCCCTTCCGGGGTGCTTTTCACCTTTCCCTCACGGTACTGCTTCACTATCGGTCGCTAGGAAGTATTTAGCCTTGGCAGATGGTCCTGCCGGATTCATACGGGGTTTCACGTGCCCCGCACTACTCGGGATCCGTCTCGGAGGGAACCAACTTTCAACTACAGGGCTTTTACCTTCTTTGGCGGGCCTTTCCAGACCTCTTCGCTTAACCGGTTCCTTTGTAACTCCATGTGAGACGTCCCACAACCCCAAAGAGCAAGCTCTTTGGTTTGGGCTTCTCCGCGTTCGCTCGCCGCTACTGACGGAATCACTATTGTTTTCTCTTCCTCAGGGTACTTAGATGTTTCAGTTCCCCTGGTATGCCTCTACACAACCTATGTATTCAGTTGTGAGTAACTGGAAATTACCCCAGCTGGGTTTCCCCATTCGGACACCCCCGGATCAAAGCTTGCTTACAGCTCCCCGAGGCAGTTTCGTTGTTCGCCACGTCCTTCATCGGCTCCTAGCGCCTAGGCATCCTCCGTGTGCTCTTAGTAGCTTAACCATTTTGTTCCGGTTTCGGTCGCTCGCTTCCCTTGTTTTGCTTGCGCAAAGCCAAAAGTCGCTCTCACCCGATACCATCACAAAAGCAATTTAACTACCTTTATACACTTGACTTGTTTGCACAAGTTCAGCTAAAAAGGAATGTTCTAATTCGCGTTTGTTTCGTTTCGATATCTAGTTTTCAAAGAACAAACTTGTAAATCATTTTGGTGGAGCCAAGCGGGATCGAACCGCTGACCTCCTGCTTGCAAGGCAGGCGCTCTCCCAGCTGAGCTATGGCCCCATATGAAATGAAAAGGTGTAGATGGTGGGCCCTGGTGGACTCGAACCACCGGCCTCACCCTTATCAGAGGTGCGCTCTAACCAACTGAGCTAAGGGCCCACATTATATATACTATTTGAACCCAAAATGGGTTACGCTTGGCGGCGTTCTACTCTCCCAGGACCCTGCGGTCCAAGTACCATTGACGCTGAAGGGCTTAACGGTCGTGTTCGGGATGGGAACGTGTGGAACCCCTTCGCTATCGCCACCAAACGTTTGAGAGTTTGAGCTCTCAAAACTGAGCAACGAGTGAGTAACTAGCCGACCTGGCTAGGTTTTGCAGCTAAGCTGCGTATTTGAATGTTTCCGTTGCAGGAAACGATTCTCCATAGAAAGGAGGTGATCCAGCCGCACCTTCCGATACGGCTACCTTGTTACGACTTCACCCCAATCATCTATCCCACCTTCGGCGGCTGGCTCCTTGCGGTTACCCCACCGACTTCGGGTGTTATAAACTCTCGTGGTGTGACGGGCGGTGTGTACAAGACCCGGGAACGTATTCACCGCGGCATGCTGATCCGCGATTACTAGCAATTCCGACTTCATGCAGGCGAGTTGCAGCCTGCAATCCGAACTGAGACCGGCTTTGTTGGGATTGGCTCCATCTCGCGATTTCGCAGCCCGTTGTACCGGCCATTGTAGTACGTGTGTAGCCCAGGTCATAAGGGGCATGATGATTTGACGTCATCCCCACCTTCCTCCGGTTTGTCACCGGCAGTCTATCTAGAGTGCCCACCCGAAGTGCTGGCAACTAAATATAAGGGTTGCGCTCGTTGCGGGACTTAACCCAACATCTCACGACACGAGCTGACGACAACCATGCACCACCTGTCTCCTCTGTCCCGAAGGAAAGGTACATCTCTGTACCGGTCAGAGGGATGTCAAGACCTGGTAAGGTTCTTCGCGTTGCTTCGAATTAAACCACATACTCCACTGCTTGTGCGGGTCCCCGTCAATTCCTTTGAGTTTCAGTCTTGCGACCGTACTCCCCAGGCGGAGTGCTTAATGTGTTAACTTCGGCACCAAGGGTATCGAAACCCCTAACACCTAGCACTCATCGTTTACGGCGTGGACTACCAGG
Proteins encoded in this region:
- a CDS encoding WGxxGxxG family protein, producing the protein MMKKGTTIIASVLLVAAMAGPAAADGQMSKGMDTTGSRVRSYQDTNYMDRTNTNSNMNMNMDGNYRNNGDYRTNNVRANATTTDRDNGMDWGWLGLLGLLGLAGMRKRVTDHNER